The window TACATGGACATCAAGGAGTATATTTCGGGATTATTCGAAGGGCCCGTCGATGTGGTCAATCGTGATGCCCTGAAGCCCTATGTCCGTCCTGCCGCAACGGCCGACGCGATCTATGCCTTCTGATCGCGTAGACGGCGCGCTCCGTGATATCCTGTATCACATCGATATGGCGATGCGGTTTGTCGAAGGCCTCGATCGCGAAAAGTTCAAGGCCGATATTCGCTCTGTCTATGCTGTAACGCGCTGCCTCGAGATCATTTCGGAGGCATCGCGGCGTCTCCCAGCCGACCTCAAGGCGCGGCATCCTGGGATTGCGTGGAAACAGATGGCCGGGGCCGGCAACGTGTATCGGCACGACTATGAGGATGTTGCAGCGCAGTTAGTATGGGAGACGGTTGAGCAGGCATTGCCGCCGCTGAGAGTAGTGATCGAGCACGAGATCGCGCTCTGATCGGATAGGCCTGTGCCTGTCTCGCTATCCGCCGCGATTTTCGCCGTAATTGTCGGCCACCAGCCCCGGTCCCACCTTTCGCCCGGCCTGCGCATTCGCTAAGGCTGCGGTGATGTCTTTCTGCATGCGACCATAAGGCCGACCCATGTTTCCCAAGCCGAAATCCGCGCTGGTCCCGAACACCTATGCCTTCGAATCCGAGCCGATGGTGAAGCCGACCGGGTTTCGCGAATACGACGCGCGCTGGCTGTTCAACAAGGAGATCAATTTGATGGGCGTGCAGGCGCTGGGCATGGGGCTCGGCGCGCTGATCGCGGAACTCGGCGTCAAACAGGAGATTGTCACCGGCCACGATTTCCGCGGCTATTCCGCCTCGATCAAATACGCGCTGATCTCGGGCCTGATGGCGGCGGGCTGCAAGGTGCACGACATCGGGCTCGCGGTGACGCCGATGGCCTATTTCGCGCAGTTCGACCTCGACGTGCCCTGCGTCGCCATGGTCACCGCTTCGCATAACGACAATGGCTGGACCGGCGTGAAGATGGGCGCCAACCGTCCGCTCACCTTCGGCCCCGACGAGATGACGCGGCTGAAGGAGATCGTGCTCAATGCCGCGTTCAACAACAAGGCCGGCGGCTCCTATCAGTTTCACGAGAATTATCCGGCGCGCTACATCGCCGACCTCACCAACCGGCCGAAGCTGAAGCGCAGGCTGAAGGTGGTGGCGGCCTGCGGCAACGGCACCGCGGGCGCGTTCGCGCCGCAGGTGCTGGAGGCGATCGGCTGCGAGGTGATCCCGCTCGACACCGAGCTCGATCACACCTTCCCGAAATACAATCCGAATCCCGAAGACATGGAGATGCTGCACGCGATCCGCGATGCCGTGCTGGCGCACAAGGCCGATGTCGGTCTCGGCTTCGACGGCGACGGCGACCGCTGCGGCGTGGTCGACAATACCGGCGAGGAGATCTTTGCCGACAAGGTCGGAGTCATGCTGGCGCGCGACATGTCGGCGATCAACGCCAACGCGCAGTTCGTCGTCGACGTGAAGTCGACCGGGCTGTTCGTGACCGATCCCGTCTTGCAGAAGCAGGGCGCGAAAACGGTCTACTGGAAGACCGGGCATTCCTACATGAAGCGCCGCACCAACGAATTGGGCGCGCTCGCCGGCTTCGAGAAGTCCGGCCACTTCTTCTTCAACAAGCCGTTCGGCCGTGGCTATGACGACGGCCTGGTGTCGGCGATCGCGATCTGCGAGATGCTCGACCGCGCGCCCGGCAAGTCGATGGCCGACCTGAAGGACGCGCTGCCGAAGACCTG of the Bradyrhizobium quebecense genome contains:
- a CDS encoding DUF86 domain-containing protein yields the protein MPSDRVDGALRDILYHIDMAMRFVEGLDREKFKADIRSVYAVTRCLEIISEASRRLPADLKARHPGIAWKQMAGAGNVYRHDYEDVAAQLVWETVEQALPPLRVVIEHEIAL
- a CDS encoding phosphomannomutase/phosphoglucomutase gives rise to the protein MFPKPKSALVPNTYAFESEPMVKPTGFREYDARWLFNKEINLMGVQALGMGLGALIAELGVKQEIVTGHDFRGYSASIKYALISGLMAAGCKVHDIGLAVTPMAYFAQFDLDVPCVAMVTASHNDNGWTGVKMGANRPLTFGPDEMTRLKEIVLNAAFNNKAGGSYQFHENYPARYIADLTNRPKLKRRLKVVAACGNGTAGAFAPQVLEAIGCEVIPLDTELDHTFPKYNPNPEDMEMLHAIRDAVLAHKADVGLGFDGDGDRCGVVDNTGEEIFADKVGVMLARDMSAINANAQFVVDVKSTGLFVTDPVLQKQGAKTVYWKTGHSYMKRRTNELGALAGFEKSGHFFFNKPFGRGYDDGLVSAIAICEMLDRAPGKSMADLKDALPKTWSSPTMSPHCADEAKYGVVDAVVKHFETLQQNGAQVAGQNIRDLVTVNGVRVTVADGSWGLVRASSNKPELVVVVESPVSEQRMRDMFEAMDSVLRTHPEVGAYNQKI